AGGTGACGACGATGGCCAGCGGCCCGCCACCCGTCGGATCCACCTGGAGCGGGAGCATACCTGCGATTAGAAACCGGTGTGTATGTAGCCTGCGCTCTAGCCGTCCAGCAGACCCAGTTCCTCGAGTCGGGAGACGATCCGGTCCACTGCTTCCTCGGCGTCCTCGGGCTGCTTGCCGCCCGTGATGACGAGTTTGCCGGAGCCGAACAGCAGCGCGACGACGTCGGGGTCGTCGAGTCGGTAGACGAGGCCGGGGAACTGCTCGGGCTCGTACTCGATGTTCTCCAGCCCGAGGCCGATGGCGATGGCGTTGAGGTTGAGGTTCCGACCCAGGTCCGCGGAGGTGACGATGTTCTGGACGACGATCTCGGGGTCGTCGTCGACCTGGATGTTGAGGTCCCGGAGCTTGTCGAAGACGATCCGGAGGCTCTCGTGGACGTCGTCCGTGCTCTTGGCACCGGTACAGACGATCTTCCCCGACCGGAAGATCAGCGCGGCCGACTTGGGCTCCTGGGTCCGGTAGACGAGGCCGGGGAACTGCTCGGGGTCGTAATCCGCCC
Above is a genomic segment from Halorientalis sp. LT38 containing:
- a CDS encoding TATA-box-binding protein; the encoded protein is MVDPKETINIENVVASTGIGQELDLQSVAMDLEGADYDPEQFPGLVYRTQEPKSAALIFRSGKIVCTGAKSTDDVHESLRIVFDKLRDLNIQVDDDPEIVVQNIVTSADLGRNLNLNAIAIGLGLENIEYEPEQFPGLVYRLDDPDVVALLFGSGKLVITGGKQPEDAEEAVDRIVSRLEELGLLDG